The DNA window GGAGGCCCCGCCCGCGGAGTTCTTCTCCGCCCCCCGCTCCGAGCGCGCCCGCGACTTCCTGTCCAAGATCCTCAGCCACTGACCGCCCTGCGCCCCCGGCGCCGCCCGCCGGCGGCCCCGTCCCGCCACCACGAAAGGACACTCCCATGACGACTCCCAACCGACGCCTGTTCCTCAGCGCCGCAGGTGCGGCCTCCCTCGCCGCCGTCCTGGCCGCCTGCGCCGACACGGGCGCCGACGGCCAGGCCGTCTCCTCCTCTTCCTCCGCCTCCGCCGGCGCGGGCGCCGTCGACTACGAGACGGTCGTCAACTCCGGACCCGTGGCCGCCGACGACGTCGTCGCCGCCTCCACCTGGGCCTCGGCCATTAAGGAGGCCGGCGTGCTCAAGACCGGCGGGACGAAGACCGCGCCGGTCTTCTCCCTGGAGGACACGACCACCGGCAGGGTCTCCGGCTTCGACACCGCCATCGGCCAGGTCCTGGCGCGCTACATCATCGGCGGCTCCAACGACGCCAGCACCCTGTTGGACATCACCCAGGTCACCTCCGACACCCGTGAGACCGTGCTCGGCAACGGCAGCGTGCAGGCCGTCATCGCCACCTACACGATCACCCCCGAGCGCGCCAAGAAGATCGACTTCGCCGGGCCCTACTACTCCTCCGGCCAGGCGGTGCTCGTGCGGGCCGACGAGAGCAAGATCACCGGCGTGAGCGATCTGGCGGGCGTCAAGGTCGCCGTCCAGTCCGGCTCCTCGTCCATCACGGCGCTCCAGAAGGCAGCGCCCCAGGCCGAGCAGACCCCGTTCAACGACCACAACACCTGCCTGTCCGCCCTGGAGACCAAACAGGTCGACGCCTACGTTGTTGACGAGTCGCTCCTGCTCAGCGCCATGCAGGGCAGCGACGCCTTCAAGATCGTGGGCGAGCCCTTTACCCAGGACCCCTACGGCATCGGCCTGCCCCAGGGCTCGGACGCCAAGGCCTTCGTCAACGCCTTCCTCAAGGAGATCTACGACGACGGCACCTGGGAGAAGATCTGGAAGGCGACCATCGGCGTCATTACGGGCGGCGACGCCCCCAAGCCGCCGGCCATCGGCTCCGTGCCCGGCTCCGAGGTCGACGGCGCCACCGCGTCCCCCGAGCCCAGTGCCTCCGCGTCCCCCGAGCCGAGCGGACCCGCCTCGGCCCCCGCCAACAACGCCCCGGCGCCCGGCGACGATGCCTCGGCCCCCGCCGTCAATGACGCCCCGGCGCCCGGCAACGGCGGCGCCGAGACGGGCGAGACCCCCACGCCCGACGCCTGACGGGCCCGGTTCCGCGCACTCGCGCCCCGGGGCCCATCAACGCCACCACGCAAGGAGACGGCTATGAGGATTATCACCGACAATCTCGGCATGATCGGGTCCGGTCTGGCCACGACCCTGGGCATCGCCCTGCTCGCCTACGCCGGCGCGCTCGTCGTCGGCACGCTCATCGCCGTGTGCCGGGTGAGCCCGGTGCCCCCGCTGCGGACGTTGGGCGCCGTGTGGGTGACGATCGCCTGCAATATCCCGACCTTGTGCCTCATGATCCTGCTGGCCTTCGTCGCCCCGCGGGCGGGCGTGCCGATCTCCCTGTTCCCCGCGGCGGTGGGCGCGATCCTCTTCGCGGGCTCGGGGTACGTGTGCGAGGCAGTGCGCTCGGGCATTAACTCCGTCGCCAAGGGGCAGATCGAGGCCGCCCGCGCCCTGGGGATGCCCTTCGGGCTCATCATCCGCGAGATCGTGCTGCCCCAGGCGCTGGCGCGCACCGTCCAGCCGCTGGTCAACGTCTTCATCTCCTGCCTCATCGGCTCCGCCCTGGCGGCGGCCATCGGGGTGCACGAGCTGACCCACGCGACCCAGCAGCTCAATCTGCGCTACGCGGAGGCCGTCTTCACCTTCCTGCTGTCGGGGCTGACCTACCTGGCGCTCGCCTTCGGCGCCACCAGGCTCGGCGGGCTGATCGAGCGCCGTCTGGCCGGGGGACGAGAGGTGCGGGCATGAGATCCATTCTCGCAGCGCGGCGCCTCCGTCCCCCGGTGCGGCGCCCCCGTCCCGCGGCGGACGCCAGCCTCCTCTTCGACGAGCCGGGCCCCCGGGGCAGGCGCCGGATCGCCGTCATCTCCGTCATGGTCAGCGTCGTCGTGCTCGGCCTGCTCGCCGCGGCGCTCTACGAGCTCGCCCTTCAGGGCCAGCTCGCCTACCCCAAGTGGCGCTACTTCCTGGGCCAGTCGATCGTCAGGTACCTGGGCACCGCCCTGGCCTCGACGCTGCTGGTCACCGTCGTCTCGGCGGCGCTGTCCTTCCCCCTGGGCGTCGTCCTGGGCTGGGCGAGACTGGGCGCCGGCCGCCTGGGTCGGGCGGTCGTGGGGGCGTGGATCGACGCCATGCGGGCCGTGCCCATGCTCCTGCTCATCTACTTCTTCCTGCTGGCCGTGCCCAACTTCGGGCCGACGCTGCCGTCCTTCTGGATGCTCGTCATCCCCATCGTCATGTGCACCTCGGCGACGACGGCGGAGGTCTTCCGCTCCGGGGTGCTGGCGCTGGACCGGGGGCAGTCCGAGGCGGCCACGGCCCTGGGGCTGAGCCGGAGCCCGACCATGCGGCTGATCCTCGCGCCGCAGGCCCTGAGGATCATGCTGCCGACCCTAGTCACCCAGCTCGTGACGATCCTCAAGGACTCCTCGCTGGGCTACGTCGTCTCCTACGCCGAGCTCATGTACGCCGGCAGCGTCCTGATCGCCGACACCCGGCTGAAGCAGCACATGGACATCTACCTGCCCACCTATGTCATTATCGCGGCGCTCTACGTCGTGATCAACTGGGGCCTGGGGGCACTCGCGCGCGTCGTCGAGGCCCGCAGCCGCTGAAAGCGCCCCGCGCCGTCGTCCCCGCCTTTGCATCTGGCCCTCGCCCTCACCCGGCGGCCGGCTCCGAGCGCAGGCAGTCCGACGCCGCCCACAGGCCGAGCGCCACGAGGGTCGTCCCCAGCGCCAGCAAGCTCACGCCCCAGAACGAGGGGAGAGCCGCCAGCAGCGGGCCGCCGATAATGCCCGCCAGGGTCGAGCCGGCGTACATGAGGACGCTGGCGAGCGCCGAGACCGTTCCCCGCGCCGACGTCGTCAGCGACTGGAGCAGGTTCATCATGACGGGGAAGAGCACGCCGCCGACCGTGAAGGCGCCGGCGAGCAGTCCGACGCCCGCCCAGCGGGTCGGAACGGCCGCGACCGTCGCGTAGACGAGGACGTAGCAGACCGAGCCGGCGAGCAGCGTGCGCCCCTGGCCCGCACGCCGCACGATCCGGGGCCCCACCAGGGCGCCGAGGGTGTTGCCCGCACCGAGCACGATCATCGCCGTGGCAATGCCGGCCTGGTCGAGGTGGAAGTCCCGCGCGAACCAGCTCGCGGCGAAGGACAGGACGGCGAAATTGCCCACCTGGAACACGAAGTAGGCCCCGAAGCGCCCCGCGGCGCGCGGCGTGCGGGCCAGGGCCACGTACTGGGAGCCCAGGCCCGTGCGAGCGCCGCCCGGGGAGCTCGGGGGCACCGCCGGGAACCACCGCCAGAGCGCGACCGCGACCAGGGCGGCGCCGGCCCCGACGACGACGAACGGGTCGGAGGTCGAGCGCACCGCCAGCAGGCTCCCGGCCGGCACGCCCAGGAGCTGGGCGATCGTCAGGCCCGCCGTCGCCGTCGCCATGGCCGGCACAATGCGCCGCCCCGGCATGACCTGGGCGATCGCCGCCCAGATCTGCGGGGCGGCGACCGCCGCGGCGACGCCGGTCGCCAGGCGCAGCGCCAGCATGGAGGCGAAGGACCACGCCAGCCCCGTCGCGGCGGTGGTCACGCAGAACACCGCCATTCCGGCGAGGAGGACGCGGCGCCGGTCGAGCTGGTCGGACAGCGGGCCTGCGACCAGGGCCGTCAGGCAGTACCCGATCGCGTACGCCGAGACCATCCAGCCGGCGCGCGTGGGCGGGACGCCGAAGCGCGCCGACAGGGCCGGCAGCAGCGGGGCCACCAGGAATGTGTCCGTCCCCACCAGGAGCATGACGGCGAAGGACAGTGCGGGAACGCGTCTCATAAGGGCCTTTCCGCCGGGCCGTTCGGCCCGTGCGCAAGGACGCTAAACTTTGACACCAGTGTCAAGGTCAAGGCCGGGGGAGGGGCGCCATGAGGATCGGCGACTTCGCGGCCCGCGCCGGTCTGACGGCGCGCCAGGTCCGCCACTACACCGACACCGGGCTCGTGCCCGTGATCCGGCTGCGCAACGGTTACCGCGATTACGACCCGGCCGACGTCGAGCGGGCCCGCCGCGTGCACGCCCTCATCGGGGTGGGGCTCAGCTGCGAGCAGGTGCGTCCGCTCGTCGGCTGCCTCGGCAGCGAGGAGACCGCCGTCTGCCCGGCGGCGAGGCGGGCCCTGGCCGCCAGGCTCGCCGTCGTCGAGGAGCGGATCGAGAGCCTCCGGGCCATCCGCCGGCTCCTGCGCGACAGGCTCGCCGCCACCGAGCCCCGCCGCCACTGATCCCGGTCCTGCGCCGTCGCCACTGATCCCGGCGCCGCGGTGCGGCGAGGCGATGGGCCGACCCGGTGGTCAGGCCTTGGCCAGGGCCATGTCGCCCGGGCCGATCCAGCCCCGGCGGCGCATGAACTCGCTAATGCCCAGGGTGAGCAGGGCCGGGGCGATGAAGTGGAGGCCGACGATGGCGGCCAGCGTCCGCCCGCCTCCCCACGCCGGCTCCATGACCTGCCACGTCATAATCTGGCCGACGAGCCCGGAGGTGCCCATACCGGAGCCGACGGCGTTGGACTCGATACGCAGCACGACGGTGGCGATCGGGCCCAGGATCGCCGAGGCGAGCGTCGGCGGCACCCAGATGAGGGGGTGGCGCACGATATTGGGCACCTGGAGCATGGACGTGCCCACGCCCTGGGCGAGGAGGCCGGACCAGCGGTTCTCCCGGAATGAGGCGACGGCGAAGCCCACCATCTGCGTGGCGCAGCCGACCGTCGCGGCCCCGGCGGCGATGCCCGACAGGTCCAGGATGATGCCCAGGGCCGCCGAGGAGATCGGCAGCGTGAGGACCATGCCCATAATGACGGCGACGATGACGCCCATGAGCATGGGCTGGCGCTCGGTGCCCCAGTTGACGATCCCGCCCAGGGCCGTCATGGCCGAGGAGATGGGCGGCCCCAGGATGAGGCCGACGGCGCCGCCGGTGACAATGGTGGTCAGGGGGGTGACGAGGATGTCGACGGGGGTGCGCCCGGAGACGAGTCGTCCTGCCTCGATGGCGGCGTAGGCGGCGAGGAAGGCGCCCAGGGGCTCGCCGGGTCCGCGGAGCATGAGGCCGGTGCCGATGGTGTCGGTGACGATCGCCGTGCCGGACAGGAGCCCGCCCGCCTGGGCGCCGAGCTGACCGGCCACGGCGGCGGAGATGACGACGAAGGTGTCCGCCTTGAGCCGGTGGGCCACGCCCAGCCCGATGCCGGCGCCCGTGATGGCCGCGGCGACGCGGCCCAGGATGACGGCGACGCCGCCGGCGGCGCCGGGCAGGAAGGCGCCCGCCTGGCTGAGGATCGTGCCGATAATGAGGGTGGCGAACAGGCCGTGGGCCATGCCGGTGAGGCCCTCGATGAAGAAGCGGTGGGACAGGTTGCGCAGCGCCGTGGCCGGGCGGGGCGCGCTGCGGACGGTGGTGGACGGCGCGGGGGCTTCAACTGGCACGGGGACTCCAAGAGCGGAAAGGACTGAGAGAGCAGAGGGCGGAGAGGGCGATGAGAGACCCGCTCCTAAGTGTCATGACACTCGGAGGATAGCGTGCCGGACGGCGGCCCGGAATTGACCTTGATCACGCCGGGGCGTGTAGGTCGGGGCGCCGGCGGGCGCCCGCCCCGCGCCGGGGTCGGACTCACCACCGCCGTGATCCTGCACCCGAGGACGCCCGCGCCCGCCCCCGCCGGGGTCGGACCCGCCCTCATCACGCCGGGGCCGGACCCACCAGCGACAAGGCGGCGATCACCGCGGACCGACTCGCCCTCATCGCACCGGGGTCGGACCTATCTGCCTCGGCCCGAGGTTGCGGGTCCGGTCCCCTGGTCCTTCGCCTCGTCCCGGCCTTGACCTGGTCCGCGAGATCGCCGGGTAACCCGCGAGGACGTCTGCCAGAGGTACGTCCTCGCGGGTTACCCGGCGATCTCGCGGACCAGGGTACGTTCTCGCGAACCGGGCGGCGCTCCCGGCGATCACACCGGCGGGCGGGGCGGGCGCCCCGGCCTCGACCTCACCCGCTCTCTCCGCGCCATCATGCCGATCCCGGCCCCCGGGTCATCGTCTCCGTCGTGAAGGGACCGGGGCGGCGCGGCCGGGACCATCACGGCCGAGCCCGCACACCGTGTCCCCAATAGCCTCCCCTGGCGAGAAAAGCTCAATGCACCTACAGGTGTGGTGCTCCCTGACCTCCGTGGCGGCGGCCCTCACTGAAGGTTATTCCGGGGGCGTCTGGGTGTGTCGAGTCCTTCTCGTCGGGAAGGGGTTCCGGGGTGGGGTCGGCGGGGAGGGCGCGTTCTGCGGCCGGTTCGCCGCCCCGGCCCGTCGTTCTTCCGTGAGCGCGTAGGTTTCCAGTCGAACGCGTACCTCCCGTCTGCGCGTTCGACTGGAAACCTACGCGCTCACGAAGGGTCGGGGGCGTCCCGGCGGGACGAGGGGATGAGACACCCGGGATCGGTCCGGGTGGCGGGGGCCTTCCCGGGTCGGCGTTCCCGCGGGCCCGGCGGGGTTGTCGAAGTGGTCACCGCGGTCGTCGGGGGCGCCCGAACCGCCTCCGACGACCGGCCCGCGGACGCCCCTCCCCGGCCGGTCCGCGCCGGCGGGTTGTCCAAATCTGCCACAAAGGCCCGGATCGAACCGGAGCGCGCGAGAAGAAACGTTGATATTCCGCGCCTCCGCTCACCGCCGATCCCGGCCCGGAGCGCCTTTGTGGCAGATTTGGACACACCCCACCCCGAACCATCCCACCAACCCCACCAGTACCACCCAGAACCTGGATACACCCAGAATAACCTTCACTGCCAGGGTGGGACAGTCTCAATGCACCTACAGGTGCGTGGTGCTCCCTGACTCAGGAACTGAAGGAGACCATTGCCAACCTCGACACGTCTCAATGCACCTACAGGTGCGTGGTGCTCCCTGACCGGAGAGAGTGGTTTCCCCGTTAACGACATGCCCTACGGGTCTCAATGCACCTACAGGTGCGTGGTGCTCCCTGACGCCCTGACTTCGGCAACGGAGAGACCGGGGGCGACAACGTCTCAATGCACCTACAGGTGCGTGGTGCTCCCTGACACTGCAAGGATAGAACAATCATCGTAGCAGGTCTGGTCTCAATGCACCTACAGGTGCGTGGTGCTCCCTGACGTGTACGAGCTTATCATTATCGGCTTCGTGCCAATGGTCTCAATGCACCTACAGGTGCGTGGTGCTCCCTGACCCCTGCCTCCAAGAGTGGCGGTATGACGCCACTTCGAGGGCCTGGATCGCCACCGGCCCCGGGAGCACCCCTGCGGACCGGCCAGCACCGGGCTCAGACTAGCACATAGTGGCGGAATCACGCCAAGCGCCACCGACGGCCCTTCGGGCCTCTCGCGCGCCAACTTTCAACCAGGTCATGCGGAAAGGTCGGTGTCGGAGCGCCATCTTGCAAACATGTAACATGACACCCTGTTCACTATACCGCCCCACCAGTCACAACAGCATCTCCAGCACCAACCGGGCCAGCCCCGCCGAGGACTCTCCGCACCCCGGCTGGACCCGACGCGGACACCCGAGCCCGAACGAGCCCGGCCCCGAGCCTCGACCGGAACGGGTACGATCCCCCGACCATTCCGGAGGACCTGAAGATCATTTCGGCAGCCCTGTACGAGACCGCCGTCGGGCGTTCTGCGCGCCGAGGAAATTATTCAGCGAGGCGTCCGGGCTCATTTCAAGGAGCCGTCCTCCGCACGACGACCAATTCTGATGCGCGCATACGCATCGGAACGCGATACCGGCAAGCATTCCTCGCCCGAAGAGATCAGGTTGTCGAGCCGTTACTACCGGGGAGAGGGTCTCGATGCGTGTCAGATATGCGTTGTCATTCCCGAGCCCGTCGGCGTCGTCTTAATTCTCGTCGTTATGGCCGGACCTTCGTTACCGAGGTCCCCGTCCAGTGGGGACGGGCCCGACTCCGGCGT is part of the Actinomyces sp. oral taxon 414 genome and encodes:
- a CDS encoding amino acid ABC transporter permease; its protein translation is MRSILAARRLRPPVRRPRPAADASLLFDEPGPRGRRRIAVISVMVSVVVLGLLAAALYELALQGQLAYPKWRYFLGQSIVRYLGTALASTLLVTVVSAALSFPLGVVLGWARLGAGRLGRAVVGAWIDAMRAVPMLLLIYFFLLAVPNFGPTLPSFWMLVIPIVMCTSATTAEVFRSGVLALDRGQSEAATALGLSRSPTMRLILAPQALRIMLPTLVTQLVTILKDSSLGYVVSYAELMYAGSVLIADTRLKQHMDIYLPTYVIIAALYVVINWGLGALARVVEARSR
- a CDS encoding PTS transporter subunit IIC; this translates as MPVEAPAPSTTVRSAPRPATALRNLSHRFFIEGLTGMAHGLFATLIIGTILSQAGAFLPGAAGGVAVILGRVAAAITGAGIGLGVAHRLKADTFVVISAAVAGQLGAQAGGLLSGTAIVTDTIGTGLMLRGPGEPLGAFLAAYAAIEAGRLVSGRTPVDILVTPLTTIVTGGAVGLILGPPISSAMTALGGIVNWGTERQPMLMGVIVAVIMGMVLTLPISSAALGIILDLSGIAAGAATVGCATQMVGFAVASFRENRWSGLLAQGVGTSMLQVPNIVRHPLIWVPPTLASAILGPIATVVLRIESNAVGSGMGTSGLVGQIMTWQVMEPAWGGGRTLAAIVGLHFIAPALLTLGISEFMRRRGWIGPGDMALAKA
- a CDS encoding glutamate ABC transporter substrate-binding protein; its protein translation is MTTPNRRLFLSAAGAASLAAVLAACADTGADGQAVSSSSSASAGAGAVDYETVVNSGPVAADDVVAASTWASAIKEAGVLKTGGTKTAPVFSLEDTTTGRVSGFDTAIGQVLARYIIGGSNDASTLLDITQVTSDTRETVLGNGSVQAVIATYTITPERAKKIDFAGPYYSSGQAVLVRADESKITGVSDLAGVKVAVQSGSSSITALQKAAPQAEQTPFNDHNTCLSALETKQVDAYVVDESLLLSAMQGSDAFKIVGEPFTQDPYGIGLPQGSDAKAFVNAFLKEIYDDGTWEKIWKATIGVITGGDAPKPPAIGSVPGSEVDGATASPEPSASASPEPSGPASAPANNAPAPGDDASAPAVNDAPAPGNGGAETGETPTPDA
- a CDS encoding MFS transporter, which encodes MRRVPALSFAVMLLVGTDTFLVAPLLPALSARFGVPPTRAGWMVSAYAIGYCLTALVAGPLSDQLDRRRVLLAGMAVFCVTTAATGLAWSFASMLALRLATGVAAAVAAPQIWAAIAQVMPGRRIVPAMATATAGLTIAQLLGVPAGSLLAVRSTSDPFVVVGAGAALVAVALWRWFPAVPPSSPGGARTGLGSQYVALARTPRAAGRFGAYFVFQVGNFAVLSFAASWFARDFHLDQAGIATAMIVLGAGNTLGALVGPRIVRRAGQGRTLLAGSVCYVLVYATVAAVPTRWAGVGLLAGAFTVGGVLFPVMMNLLQSLTTSARGTVSALASVLMYAGSTLAGIIGGPLLAALPSFWGVSLLALGTTLVALGLWAASDCLRSEPAAG
- a CDS encoding amino acid ABC transporter permease, giving the protein MRIITDNLGMIGSGLATTLGIALLAYAGALVVGTLIAVCRVSPVPPLRTLGAVWVTIACNIPTLCLMILLAFVAPRAGVPISLFPAAVGAILFAGSGYVCEAVRSGINSVAKGQIEAARALGMPFGLIIREIVLPQALARTVQPLVNVFISCLIGSALAAAIGVHELTHATQQLNLRYAEAVFTFLLSGLTYLALAFGATRLGGLIERRLAGGREVRA
- a CDS encoding MerR family transcriptional regulator; this translates as MRIGDFAARAGLTARQVRHYTDTGLVPVIRLRNGYRDYDPADVERARRVHALIGVGLSCEQVRPLVGCLGSEETAVCPAARRALAARLAVVEERIESLRAIRRLLRDRLAATEPRRH